Proteins encoded together in one Styela clava chromosome 12, kaStyClav1.hap1.2, whole genome shotgun sequence window:
- the LOC144430414 gene encoding uncharacterized protein LOC144430414 codes for MLRNKSSKLFDKSKYKEAVTILEELATIQNHQDFYTILMMVDCFIQLGREKRAEKSIGNLRNILMTSSVTSADDVKTFAIDLISNSAYIRAIILLRIASDIYRARTISPDDVMNGIQLCARKTYDATEPLIKAGGRSKIIGVDYGIEYMAEMLDDIRAIENADPVNKAIREAWCLVYIGHNYLLADEAEKSIKIYMNGLEVLEKQFVSIDSKYKIYGVLLHNIGIGYYNLHQYSEAESYYSKAIDAGEKASDYGNETEKQEWIELSNTWLKNTRAQLT; via the exons ATGCTGCGAA ACAAATCTTCCAAATTATTCGACAAGTCTAAATATAAAGAAGCAGTCACGATCTTAGAAGAACTGGCAACCATACAAAACCATCAGGATTTCTATACAATACTTATGATGGTCGATTGTTTTATACAACTTGGCAGAGAGAAGAGAGCAGAAAAATCTATCGGGAACCTACGAAATAtcttgatgacgtcatcagtgaCCAGTGCCGATGACGTCAAAACCTTCGCGATCGATTTGATTTCGAATTCCGCTTACATTCGCGCTATAATATTGCTTCGAATAGCAAGTGATATCTACAGAGCTCGCACAATATCCCCCGATGATGTAATGAATGGGATTCAACTTTGTGCCCGTAAGACATATGATGCCACTGAGCCATTGATAAAAGCCGGTGGTCGATCCAAAATTATAGGAGTGGATTACGGCATAGAATACATGGCAGAAATGCTGGATGATATTCGCGCAATAGAAAACGCTGATCCAGTGAATAAAGCAATACGAGAGGCTTGGTGCTTGGTTTACATTGGACATAACTATTTACTGGCAGATGAAGCGgagaaaagtataaaaatatatatgaatggACTGGAGGTTTTGGAGAAACAGTTCGTGTCAATcgattcaaaatataaaatctaCGGTGTATTGCTGCATAATATCGGTATAGGGTATTATAATCTTCATCAATATTCAGAAGCCGAATCTTATTATAGTAAAGCCATTGATGCTGGTGAAAAGGCTTCAGATTATGGGAATGAAACTGAAAAACAGGAATGGATTGAATTGTCAAATACTTGGCTGAAGAACACTCGCGCACAATTAACCTGA
- the LOC144430416 gene encoding uncharacterized protein LOC144430416: MAEGGQQNQQHQQNVYHINIALNALQNQRDIEQTRTTEIAAVEIGQINIPHAAEQQNVGQQQAAYNVQPDNMAEGVDALNLSPKNTKASESGAIEKKDQFNKRSQSVE; this comes from the exons ATGGCTGAAGGTGGCCAGCAAAACCAACAGCATCAGCAAAATGTATATCATATTAATATTGCTCTGAACGCTCTGCAGAATCAAAGGGACATAGAACA AACAAGGACAACTGAGATTGCTGCAGTGGAGATTGGACAGATAAATATTCCACATGCAGCTGAACAACAGAATGTCGGACAACAACAGGCAGCTTACAACGTTCAACCAGATAATATGGCTGAAGGTGTCGATGCTTTGAATTTGTCACCAAAAAATACCAAGGCTTCTGAAAGTGGAGCAATTGAAAAGAAAG ATCAATTCAACAA GCGATCCCAAAGTGTGGAATGA